A region of Pseudopipra pipra isolate bDixPip1 chromosome 10, bDixPip1.hap1, whole genome shotgun sequence DNA encodes the following proteins:
- the RPL22L1 gene encoding ribosomal protein eL22-like, translated as MAPQKDRKSKKSTWKFCLDLTHPVEDGIFDSGNFEQFLKEKVKVNGKTGNLGNTVHIERLKNKITVTSEKQFSKRYLKYLTKKYLKKNNLRDWLRVVASDKETYELRYFQISQDEEGSESEE; from the exons ATGGCGCCG CAAAAAGACAGAAAGTCTAAAAAGTCCACCTGGAAGTTCTGCCTTGACCTGACCCATCCTGTCGAAGATGGAATTTTTGATTCAGGGAATTTT GAACAGTTCCTAAAGGAGAAGGTTAAGGTCAATGGTAAAACTGGGAACTTGGGCAACACTGTTCACATTGAACGTCTGAAGAACAAGATCACGGTGACATCCGAGAAGCAATTTTCCAAAAG GTACCTCAAATACCTCACAAAGAAGTACCTCAAGAAGAACAACCTGCGGGACTGGCTCCGCGTTGTGGCGTCGGACAAGGAGACGTATGAGCTGCGCTACTTCCAGATCAGCCAGGATGAGGAAGGCTCAGAGTCCGAGGAATAA